CGGCCGCGTCGTCGCGCAGGAACCGTGACATGGCGCGCACCTGGTCGGCGGGCGTCTCGGGGCCCTGCAGAAAGCGGCAGTTGCGGTCCAGCGCATCACTGGGGGCATAGCCCGTCAGGCTGCTGAAGCCCGCATTCACCCGCACCAGCGGCATGTCGCCTGATGCGGTCGCCAAGGCCAACGCGACGCGTGACCGGTCGATCTGGTCGCGCAGGGCGTCAGGCAGATTGTTTTCGGGCATGCAGTCCTTTCACGGCGCGCACTGTGCCCACCTGTCATCGCGTAAGATATAAACTTGCACGATGTGTCACAAGTCTCTCTTTGGTCGGGGGTCGGTGCTGCCCCGCTGGACCAGATCCACCCCCAGCATCACCGTGTCGGTGACCGGACGCCCCTGCATCCGTGCCAGCAGCGTCTCGGCCGCCTGCTGGCCCAACCGGGCGCGATGCTGGCGGATCGTGGTCAGGCCGGGCTGGGCGAAGGCCGCCATCTCGATATTGTCGAAACCCATCACCGCCACGTCATGGGGCACGCGCAGCCCCGCGCCGGTCAGCCCATGCATCAGGCCGATGGCCATCTCGTCATTGTCGCAGAAGACGGCGGTGGGGCGGGGGGACATCTCCAGCAGGCGGCGGGCCGCGGCCAGGCCCGAACCGGCCGAGAAATCCCCCCAGAGCGTGTCGCGCGGATCGGGTTCGGGCAGGCCCGCCGCGACCAGCCCCTGCACGAAGCCCTCGTGCCGGGTCCGGGTCAGCGAGCTGTCGGCGGGCCCACGCAGATGCAGGATGTGGCGGTGGCCCAGCCCGGTCAGGTGTTCGGCCGCCAGCCGCCCGCCCTCGACATTGTCGGCCAGCACGCGGGGCGCGGACAGCCCCTCGATCCATTCGCAGGCCTGGACCAGCGGCGGACAGCCCGGCCGGTCGAACAGCGCCGGATCCAGCCCCCCGTCCAGCACGATCACCCCGTCGGATCGCGACCGCGTCAGATAGGGGCCCAGCACCTTCATCGGCGGCTGGTCGGGCACCGCCGTCGTGTCCATGACCAGCAGGCTGAGGTTATGGGTCCGCAGCACCTGGGATATCCCCGACAGGATCAGCGCGAAGAACGGATTGGCGAGCTTCGGCACCAAGGCCAGCACGCCGCCGACCTGCTGCTGGCGCAGGTTCCGGGCGGTGAAGTTCATCGTGTAGCCGGTCTGGGCGATGGCCGCCTCGACCGCCTTGCGGGTCGTCTCGGACACGATCGAGGGATTCGAGATCGCGCGGCTGACCGTCGCCACGGACACCCCCGCCAGCTTGGCGACGTCGTGGATGCGGGGCGGACGGTGTTGATCTGGCACGGGAAACCCCTTGGTGGACCGGGCTTTCAGCGTGGCTGCAAAATTTTGTGTTGTAAACCGTTACAGCCTGTGACAGCTTTGCATGAAACCGATTACATGCGCCTGTCGCAGCGTCGGTTCCGGGAAGGGAGTTCCGGGGGAGGACAGATGAAGACGATCAAGGGGCCGGGCCTGTTCCTGGCGCAGTTCGCGGGGGCCGAGCCGCCCTTCGACAGTTTCGGCGCGATCACGGCCTGGGCGGCCGATTGCGGCTATCTGGGGGTGCAGGTGCCTTCGGGCGCGGCGCAGCTGATGGACCTGGACCGGGCGGCCGCCTCGCGCGGCTATTGCGACGAACTGGCGGGGCAGGCGCGGGACCATGGCGTTCAGATCACCGAGCTGTCGGCCCATGTCCAGGGCCAACTGGTCGCGGTCCATCCCGCCTATGACGCGATGTTCGACGGCTTCGCCCCCGAGGCGGTCCGCGGCAACCCGGCGGCGCGCCGGGACTGGGCGGTCGATCAGGTTCGCAAGACCATCGACGCCTCGGCCAATCTGGGGCTGGACCGGATGGCGGCCTTTTCGGGTGCGCTGGCCTGGCCCTATGTCTATCCCTGGCCGCAGCGCCCCGAGGGGCTGGTCGAGGCCGCCTTCGACGAGCTGGCCGCCCGCTGGCGCCCGATCCTGGATCATGCCGACAGCCGCGGCGTGGACATCTGCTTCGAGATCCATCCGGGCGAGGATCTGCATGACGGCGCCAGCTTCGAGATGTTCCTGGACCGCGTGGACCAGCATCCCCGGGCGCGGATGCTCTATGACCCGTCGCATTACCTGCTGCAGCAGATGGATTACCTGCAGAACCTGGACATCTATGCCGAGCGGATCGGCATGGTCCACATCAAGGATGCCGAATTCAACCCGACCGGCCAGCAGGGCGTCTATGGCGGCTATCAGCCCTGGGCGCAGCGCGCGGGGCGGTTCCGCAGCCTGGGCGACGGGCAGGTCGATTTCCGGGCGATCTTTTCCAAGCTGGCGGTGATGGGCTTTGACGGATGGGCCGTGGTCGAATGGGAATGCGCGCTGAAGCATCCCGAGGACGGCGCCCGCGAAGGGGCGGCCTTCGTGCGCGACCACATCATCCGCGTGACCGACCGCGCATTCGACGATTTCGCCGATGGAGGGGCCGATATGGACGCCAACCGCCGCATGCTGGGGCTGGCCCGATGACCCGCCCGATCCGCCTTGGCATGGTCGGCGGCGGCGCGGGCGCCATGATCGGCAACGTGCACCGCATCGCGGCGCGGCTGGACGGCCGGTTCGACCTGGTCGCGGGCGCGCTGTCATCGGACGAGGCGCGTGCCGCCGACAGCGCGCGTGCCCT
Above is a genomic segment from Paracoccus aestuarii containing:
- a CDS encoding sugar phosphate isomerase/epimerase family protein; the encoded protein is MKTIKGPGLFLAQFAGAEPPFDSFGAITAWAADCGYLGVQVPSGAAQLMDLDRAAASRGYCDELAGQARDHGVQITELSAHVQGQLVAVHPAYDAMFDGFAPEAVRGNPAARRDWAVDQVRKTIDASANLGLDRMAAFSGALAWPYVYPWPQRPEGLVEAAFDELAARWRPILDHADSRGVDICFEIHPGEDLHDGASFEMFLDRVDQHPRARMLYDPSHYLLQQMDYLQNLDIYAERIGMVHIKDAEFNPTGQQGVYGGYQPWAQRAGRFRSLGDGQVDFRAIFSKLAVMGFDGWAVVEWECALKHPEDGAREGAAFVRDHIIRVTDRAFDDFADGGADMDANRRMLGLAR
- a CDS encoding LacI family DNA-binding transcriptional regulator is translated as MPDQHRPPRIHDVAKLAGVSVATVSRAISNPSIVSETTRKAVEAAIAQTGYTMNFTARNLRQQQVGGVLALVPKLANPFFALILSGISQVLRTHNLSLLVMDTTAVPDQPPMKVLGPYLTRSRSDGVIVLDGGLDPALFDRPGCPPLVQACEWIEGLSAPRVLADNVEGGRLAAEHLTGLGHRHILHLRGPADSSLTRTRHEGFVQGLVAAGLPEPDPRDTLWGDFSAGSGLAAARRLLEMSPRPTAVFCDNDEMAIGLMHGLTGAGLRVPHDVAVMGFDNIEMAAFAQPGLTTIRQHRARLGQQAAETLLARMQGRPVTDTVMLGVDLVQRGSTDPRPKRDL